The Pelagibius sp. CAU 1746 genomic sequence GCAGTTCCTCAAGGCCAGCGACGCGGATCTGAAGGCCGTGGGCCTCAGCCGTCCCAAGATGCGCTACGGGCGCATCCTGGCCGGGGAGATCGCCGCTGGGGCACTGGATATCCAGGGCCTCGAGGCCCTGGACGACGCGGAAGCCGTCGCGGCGCTCACCCGCGTCAAGGGCATCGGCCAGTGGACGGCGGAGATCTACCTGCTCTTTGCCCTCAAGCGTCCCGACGTCTGGCCGGTGGGCGACCTTGCGCTCTGCGTCGCCGCGCAGCACCTGAAGAAACTGGAGGCGCGGCCCGGCCCCAAGGCGATGCTGGCCCTGGGCGAGGCCTGGCGGCCCCACCGCAGCGCCGCGGCGCGCTTCCTCTGGCACCTCTACCGCCATCCCGGCGTCGCGCTTGGGCGCGGCGTCAAGAAGACAGCCTAGAATTTCCCCGACAGGAAGGATTGGTCAGCAGTGAGCGACGTGATGGAACTGGACGGC encodes the following:
- a CDS encoding DNA-3-methyladenine glycosylase 2 family protein, coding for MIPDAQPDECLRPAMDALAAADPDIAEAYARCGLPPQRGSEPGFAGLMRMIAGQQVSVQSARAIVARLEERVDPLTAEQFLKASDADLKAVGLSRPKMRYGRILAGEIAAGALDIQGLEALDDAEAVAALTRVKGIGQWTAEIYLLFALKRPDVWPVGDLALCVAAQHLKKLEARPGPKAMLALGEAWRPHRSAAARFLWHLYRHPGVALGRGVKKTA